Genomic DNA from Streptomyces sp. AM 2-1-1:
GTCGCCCAGCTCCGCGCCGAGGGCTACGAGATCAAGGACGAGAACATCGCCCGGCTCTCCCCGCTCAAGCACAAGAACCTCAACGTGCTCGGCCACTACAGCTTCACCGCCTCCACCCCGGCCGGCGGCGGCCTGAGGCCGCTGCGCGACCCGGACACGGTCGAACCGGACGAGGATGACGAGGCGTAGAGGCCTGGCCGCTCCACACCGCCGTCTGCGACCCGCATGCGGCCGCGCGCTCCTATCGGGCTGTCCCGGGCCCTCGCCCGTCTGATGACCCCGCGGCCCGCCCGCGGCAACGGCCGGCCACTGTCACCTGCGCCGTCGGCTACCGATGCTGTGCGGGCGTCAGGATGTGAAGGCTTCTACGCGGGTCAGTTGGGTGCTTGCTGTCCAGAGGGCTTGGCCGGTGGGCTGGTCGGTCATGTGGGGGTGGGGTGTTTCGAGGTGGGGTTTGCCGCTGAGGCCGAGCCTGCTGGGGCCCCACAGCTGGCCGCCCTGGACGTCCGGGTCGATGGTGGCGCGGACGGCGGGCCAGGCGCCGGCGTCTTTGCCCTGGACGAGGAGTTTCGCCGGCAGGGTGAGGAGGTGCTGGGATCCGGAGCGCTGGTGGATGCCGGGGCGGGGCGGGGTGAGGGCGTCCAAGGCGCCGCCGGGGTGGGCGATCACGCTCATGCAGGTGCTGCCTGCGGCGCGCAGCCGGCGGTCGAGTTCGAAGGCGAAGGTCATCTGGGCGAGTTTGGAGCGGCCGTAGGTGCGCTTGGGGTCGTAGTCGCGTACGGATTGCAGGTCGTCGAGGTCGAGGCGCTCGGAGCGGGCGGCGAAGCTGCCCATGGTGACGATCCGGGCTGCCGGAGCCGCCTCCAGCCAGGGCGCCAGCCAGTGCACCAGGGCGAAGTGGCCGAGGTGGTTGGTGGCGAACATCAGCTCGTGGCCGCGCCGGTTCTGCTTGCGGGGCGGTTCGTCCAGTGCGATGCCCGCGTTGAGGACGACGGCGTCCAGGGCGTCGGTGTCCAGCTGGCTGACGGACGCCCTCAGGGAGGCGAGGTCGGTCAGGTCCAGGGGTATGTGCTGCACCTGGGACCCGCGGACGCGGGCGGTGATGGCTTCCACGGCGGCGGCGGCTTTCGCCGGGCTGCGGCTGCCGATGATGACGGTTGCTCCGGCGGTGGCGAGTTGCTCGGCGATGAAGTAGCCGATGCCGGCGTTGCCGCCGGTCACCAGCACGGTGGTGCCGTCGGCGCGCAGGGGCTTGTGAACGTTCCAGGCCACGGGGGCTCCTTGCAGGGTGTCGCGGGTGGGGCCCGTAGGCGGCGGTGGGGGCGTGATCAGAGTTCGGGCCAGCCCAGGTGGAGGCGGTGGAAGGCCTCGGCGAGGGAGGCCTTGCGGTCGGGGCGGCTCGATGCCAGGTCGGGGGTTTCCAGTACGTAGCGGGCCAGGAGGCGGTGGGATTCGTCGGGCTCACTCTGGCCGGCGGCCTCCGCGAGCAGGAGGGCGAGCGGCTCTTGACAGGCCACCCAGACCTGACGTGCGTAGGCCCACAGCGCGGGAGTGTCCATGATCAGTTTTGACGCGCGCCGGTAGCGCTCGGGCAGGTCGTCTTCGTCGGCGAAGGGGGCCCGGCCGGCGAAGAAGGCGTGCAGGGCGTCCAGGGCCGAGCTGCCCTCGGGCCGGTTGCGGACCGCGTCGACCAGGGCTCCTTCCCGCTCCCCGCTGTCGTCGAGGATCAGGGCTTCCTTGCCCGCCGGGAAGTGCGCGAACAGGGTCGTGGTCGCGGTGTCCGCGGCCTCGGCGATCTGAGCGATCGTCACTTTCTCGTAGCCGTGCTCCAGGAAGAGTTCCAGGGCCGCGTCGGCCAGGGCCTTGCGGGTTGCCGCCTTCTTGCGTTCGCGCCTGCCGGGCGCGGCTCCAGTGGTCGCCATGACTGAAAGGTAGCACCACATACTTCAAAACACTACTCGTTGCAGTTTCAGTCATAGTTGTGTTTCAGTCTGCGTAGGAAATCCGATGCTGTTCACTCTTGGAGGCCGTAATGACCATCACCACCGAAGTCCGGCCTCCGACAGGAGCGGCACGGCCCGGCAAGCTCGCGATGTGGGCGGTCCTGCTCCTGGTCCTGCTCGCCGACGCGCTCGACATGATCGACGCGACGGTCACCAACATCGCGGCGCCCACGATCGTGGACGACATCGGCGGCGGCGCCGGTCTGATCAAATGGCTCGGCGCGTCCTACGCCCTGGCCATGGGCGTCCTGCTCGTCATCGGAGGACGCCTCGGTGACCGCTACGGTCAGCGCCGCCTCTTCCTGATCGGCATGAGCGGCTTCACCCTCGCCTCGGCGGCCTGCGGACTGGCCGGCGGATCCGGCGTGATGATCTTCGCCCGGATCCTGCAGGGCGCCTTCGGCGCGCTCCTCATCCCCCAGGGCATGGCGATCATCACCCGCCACTTCACGCCCGACATGCGACGTACGTCGTTCAACCTGTTCGGGCCGCTCCTGGGCATCGCCACGATCGGCGGCCCGGTCCTGGCCGGGTTCGTCATCGACGTCGACTTCGCCGGCCTGTCCTGGCGGCCGATCTTCCTGGTCAACCTGCTCCTGGGCACCATCGGCGTCGCCTTGGCTGCCCGCATCCTGCCCCGCGACAACGCCGACCCGGCCGTCACCGTGGACGGCGTCGGCGCGGGCATCCTCGCCCTGGCCATGTTCGGGACGATGTTCGGGTTGATCGAAGGCTCCGAGTCCGACTGGAGCATCCTCTCTATCGCGGCCCTGACCCTCGGCGTGGTGTTCCTGCTGCTGTTCGCGCGCCGTCAGCGCACCGCCGCCGCGCCGCTCATCGAGCCCTCCCTGTTCCGCAACAAGGGCTTCACCTCAGGACTGCTGGTCGGGCTGATGTTCTTCGCCGTCACCAACGGACTGGCCTTCGTCATCTCCCTGTTCATCCAGCAAGCCCTGGGCGCCAGCCCCGGCAGCGCGGCCGTGGGCATGCTCCCGCTGACCCTCGGCATTATCGCCGGAGCCGGAGCCGGCATGGCCCTGACCAAGAAGCTGGGCCGCCTCCTCATCCTCGCGGGCATGCTGGTCACCCTCGCCGGCGCCGGCTGGCTCCTGGCCCTGGTGGTCACCAGCGGCACCGACGTCACCCTGCTCGCCCTGGCACCCGCCAGTGTCCTGGCCGGCATCGGCATGGGCGCCTGCTTCGGCACCCTCTTCGACATCACCATCGGCAACACCGACCCCGCCGAAGCAGGCAGTGCGAGCGGCACCCTCACCGCCGTCCAGCAACTCGCCACCGCGCTGGGCTCCGCCACCGTCACCACCGTCTACCTCCACGGCGGAGCCCCCGACCACGCCATGACCCTCGCCATCATCACCGTCATGACCGTCACCGTCATCTGCCTGCCCTTCCTCGGCCTCCTGCCCAAGACCGCACCCGCCGACAGCCCGACCCCCGGCCACTGAACGCTCGGACGCATCCACCCGGCGACGGCAGACCTTCGCCACCCCAGCCGGTCCGCGCTCACCCGCAGCGCAGACCGGCGCCGCTAGTCACCGTGGTGTTCGCCATGCGGTCCGCCGGCCCGGGGCGACCCGACGGGGCCATCAGTCGGACCCTCTGCCTTCGGCGGGGTGTCCGCAGGTTCGACGGTTGCTGTCGGACCCTCCGCCACTCTCACAAATGACCATCTGTGACAGTTCTGCGAGAGCGCCGGAAGTGATTACGTTTCCGCAGGTCGCTACTCGCAAAAGTGCGCTCGAAACCCGCGTGTTGTGCGAGGCACTTCTGCGAGACTCCCCGCATGGATCTCACGCCCGATCAGGCCGCATTAGCGGTATAACGTCACAACTGCCCGAACTGTGACGCGCCTGCTGGCAGTCCCTGCCGCACCCGGGGCGGGAAGACCGCCGCGAAGTCCACACCCCGAGGTTCGTCCTTGTCCCCGCACTCCGCGAGGCACTGGAGATC
This window encodes:
- a CDS encoding MFS transporter; the protein is MTITTEVRPPTGAARPGKLAMWAVLLLVLLADALDMIDATVTNIAAPTIVDDIGGGAGLIKWLGASYALAMGVLLVIGGRLGDRYGQRRLFLIGMSGFTLASAACGLAGGSGVMIFARILQGAFGALLIPQGMAIITRHFTPDMRRTSFNLFGPLLGIATIGGPVLAGFVIDVDFAGLSWRPIFLVNLLLGTIGVALAARILPRDNADPAVTVDGVGAGILALAMFGTMFGLIEGSESDWSILSIAALTLGVVFLLLFARRQRTAAAPLIEPSLFRNKGFTSGLLVGLMFFAVTNGLAFVISLFIQQALGASPGSAAVGMLPLTLGIIAGAGAGMALTKKLGRLLILAGMLVTLAGAGWLLALVVTSGTDVTLLALAPASVLAGIGMGACFGTLFDITIGNTDPAEAGSASGTLTAVQQLATALGSATVTTVYLHGGAPDHAMTLAIITVMTVTVICLPFLGLLPKTAPADSPTPGH
- a CDS encoding TetR/AcrR family transcriptional regulator produces the protein MATTGAAPGRRERKKAATRKALADAALELFLEHGYEKVTIAQIAEAADTATTTLFAHFPAGKEALILDDSGEREGALVDAVRNRPEGSSALDALHAFFAGRAPFADEDDLPERYRRASKLIMDTPALWAYARQVWVACQEPLALLLAEAAGQSEPDESHRLLARYVLETPDLASSRPDRKASLAEAFHRLHLGWPEL
- a CDS encoding SDR family NAD(P)-dependent oxidoreductase; translated protein: MQGAPVAWNVHKPLRADGTTVLVTGGNAGIGYFIAEQLATAGATVIIGSRSPAKAAAAVEAITARVRGSQVQHIPLDLTDLASLRASVSQLDTDALDAVVLNAGIALDEPPRKQNRRGHELMFATNHLGHFALVHWLAPWLEAAPAARIVTMGSFAARSERLDLDDLQSVRDYDPKRTYGRSKLAQMTFAFELDRRLRAAGSTCMSVIAHPGGALDALTPPRPGIHQRSGSQHLLTLPAKLLVQGKDAGAWPAVRATIDPDVQGGQLWGPSRLGLSGKPHLETPHPHMTDQPTGQALWTASTQLTRVEAFTS